Genomic segment of Thermococcus sp. 21S7:
GTGCTCGTACTCGACGAGCTGCGGATGCTTGGTGTCGCAGAGTCCCTTCTGGGCGTAAATGCACCTCGGGTGGAAGCGGCATCCGGGCGGTATGTCAACGGCGTTGGGAACCTCACCCTTGATCGGCAGTTCCTTGATGATGTTCCTGCGCTCCGGTTTGGGCTCCGGAACGGCGGAGAGCAGTGCCCTGGTGTACGGGTGGAGCGGGTTGTCGATGACCTTCTCGACTGGACCCATCTCGACTATCTTACCGGCGTACATCACAGCAACCCTGTCGCTGATCTCAGCGAGGATGCTGAGGTCGTGGGTGATGAATATCATCGAGAGGCCGAGTTCCTTCTTCAGCTTCTTCATGAGGTTGA
This window contains:
- a CDS encoding ABC transporter ATP-binding protein, translated to NLMKKLKKELGLSMIFITHDLSILAEISDRVAVMYAGKIVEMGPVEKVIDNPLHPYTRALLSAVPEPKPERRNIIKELPIKGEVPNAVDIPPGCRFHPRCIYAQKGLCDTKHPQLVEYEHNHFAECHLVGKY